In the Siphonobacter curvatus genome, one interval contains:
- a CDS encoding family 16 glycoside hydrolase: MKRPLLRLWAAGWLVAGLNAAAFAQFGTVPQTLSLTDMSAFRPTKAGNWKIVGEVAADLQQKEVLTTKAGSGVLVNQPDANNRANLLTTFEHGDADLEFDFMMASHSNSGFYLQGRYEIQLLDSWGVKAPSDSDVGGIYKRRELPSGRMYEGHAPRINAGKAPGLWQHMEISFQAPRFDASGKKIANAKVLKISLNGITIQENVELSGPTGGPISEEEAAKGPIMIQGDHGAIAFRNLRYRSYGDEKLQLTGTQFKAYEPSNNDSFAQIPDFTKLKSTSTGTPSQVNWDVTNQTNNFGLLYTGKLTVPTAGEYKFFLSAGGTARLKVNNQVVVKEGFLQPGQYNAGTIKLPAGTANVEIAYVKRDEWVRPGLALEVEGPGVRHTSLTAPASLLTNPSTDPILIDARENTITRSFMDIYPDGKRKRIVHAVQVGSADGLHYTFDLDNGALVQAWKGDFLDATPMWHDRGDGSSRPRGVLASFNDFPDFAVLSSSSKAWTENMPEEGGTYKPLGYDVDEAGLPTFNYTYFGSEVSDKIRPVEGNKYLVREITVKNPTANLYHLVATGSDIVEVQPGLYAIDGKSYYVRVTGATLRKSGNRQELLMPVSTNAIKYEILF, from the coding sequence ATGAAAAGACCTCTTCTTCGGCTGTGGGCTGCCGGGTGGCTTGTGGCCGGACTAAACGCGGCGGCTTTCGCTCAGTTTGGTACGGTTCCCCAGACCCTTTCACTGACCGATATGAGTGCGTTTCGTCCTACGAAAGCCGGCAATTGGAAAATTGTCGGTGAGGTAGCGGCCGATTTGCAGCAAAAAGAAGTACTTACCACCAAAGCCGGTTCGGGCGTGCTGGTTAACCAGCCCGATGCCAACAACCGGGCCAACCTGCTGACTACGTTCGAACACGGAGATGCTGATCTGGAGTTTGACTTCATGATGGCTTCGCATTCAAATTCCGGATTCTACCTGCAGGGCCGGTACGAAATTCAATTGCTCGACAGCTGGGGCGTGAAAGCTCCTTCAGACAGCGACGTGGGCGGAATTTACAAACGCCGCGAATTGCCTTCGGGACGTATGTACGAAGGACACGCTCCGCGGATCAATGCCGGTAAGGCTCCCGGTCTGTGGCAACACATGGAAATCTCATTCCAGGCTCCTCGTTTTGATGCTTCCGGTAAGAAAATTGCCAACGCCAAAGTGTTGAAAATTTCGCTGAACGGCATCACTATTCAGGAAAACGTGGAGCTTTCCGGACCGACGGGCGGCCCGATCTCGGAAGAAGAAGCTGCCAAAGGACCCATCATGATTCAGGGGGATCACGGGGCGATTGCCTTCCGTAACCTTCGTTACCGCAGCTACGGTGACGAAAAACTGCAATTGACGGGTACGCAGTTCAAAGCCTACGAACCTTCCAACAACGATTCTTTTGCCCAGATTCCGGATTTCACTAAACTCAAATCGACCAGTACGGGTACGCCTTCGCAGGTAAACTGGGACGTCACCAATCAGACCAATAACTTTGGCCTGCTCTACACGGGTAAGCTTACGGTTCCTACGGCGGGTGAATACAAATTCTTCCTTTCCGCGGGGGGGACGGCTCGTTTGAAAGTCAACAATCAGGTCGTTGTTAAAGAAGGATTTCTGCAACCCGGTCAGTACAACGCTGGAACGATTAAACTGCCCGCTGGTACGGCGAACGTAGAAATTGCCTACGTCAAACGCGACGAATGGGTACGCCCCGGCTTAGCCCTCGAAGTGGAAGGTCCCGGTGTGCGGCATACGAGCCTGACGGCTCCTGCCTCCCTGCTGACCAATCCATCGACGGACCCCATCTTGATTGATGCTCGTGAAAACACGATTACCCGTAGCTTCATGGACATTTATCCCGATGGCAAACGCAAGCGGATTGTACACGCCGTACAGGTGGGTTCTGCCGATGGTCTGCATTACACCTTTGATCTCGACAATGGAGCGTTGGTACAGGCCTGGAAAGGCGATTTCCTGGATGCTACGCCCATGTGGCACGACCGGGGGGACGGTTCCTCGCGGCCCCGTGGCGTACTGGCTTCTTTCAATGATTTTCCTGATTTCGCCGTGTTAAGTTCTTCTTCCAAAGCCTGGACGGAAAATATGCCCGAAGAAGGCGGTACCTACAAACCGTTGGGTTACGACGTAGATGAAGCGGGACTGCCGACCTTCAACTATACCTATTTCGGTAGCGAAGTCTCGGATAAAATCCGTCCGGTGGAAGGTAATAAATACCTGGTTCGCGAAATCACGGTGAAAAATCCGACGGCCAATCTGTACCACCTCGTAGCTACGGGTAGCGACATCGTAGAGGTACAGCCCGGTTTGTATGCCATTGACGGCAAGTCGTATTACGTCCGCGTGACGGGTGCAACCTTACGCAAATCCGGCAACCGTCAGGAGTTGTTGATGCCCGTGAGTACCAACGCGATCAAATACGAAATTCTGTTTTAA
- a CDS encoding ferredoxin--NADP reductase, translating into MAEWIEWKVTGIRPETADCKTYVLEPVDGLPVPYQAGQFLTLLLQHEGHELRRSYSISSTPEVDTSVSLTLKRVVNGEVSRWLLQNLQVGDTLRSLPPAGRFTLDSQVETDLFFVAAGSGITPIYSLIKAALYQQPQRRIVLFYSNTSQGSTIFKDELDALTQQFPERLTIEYLYSNPPADELPRRLNNTLFEKLLARHLGAGRPAFYLCGPEDFMRLVRIVLLFLGFPAESIRKENFVIPPQTPAIPEGFGVASQVEIDYQNQRYTLEVPAGTYLLTAALKAGIALPYSCRGGRCSTCVAQCLEGRVKMTINDVLTERELAQGEILTCTALAETSRILIKVG; encoded by the coding sequence ATGGCTGAATGGATTGAATGGAAAGTAACCGGCATACGCCCAGAAACGGCCGATTGTAAAACGTATGTGCTCGAACCGGTCGATGGCTTGCCAGTACCGTATCAGGCGGGCCAGTTTCTGACGCTATTGTTGCAGCACGAAGGACACGAGCTACGGCGTTCGTATTCCATCAGCTCCACGCCGGAAGTAGATACAAGCGTTAGCCTGACGTTGAAGCGGGTGGTGAACGGTGAAGTGTCCCGCTGGCTTTTACAAAACCTGCAAGTGGGCGATACGCTACGAAGCCTGCCTCCGGCCGGCCGGTTCACCTTGGATTCGCAAGTGGAAACGGATCTGTTCTTTGTAGCGGCGGGTAGCGGCATTACGCCCATTTATTCATTGATCAAAGCGGCCTTGTATCAGCAGCCGCAGCGGCGAATCGTACTTTTTTACAGTAATACGAGTCAAGGCAGTACGATTTTCAAAGACGAGCTGGATGCACTCACGCAGCAATTCCCGGAGCGACTGACCATTGAATATCTGTATAGCAATCCGCCCGCGGATGAACTACCCCGCCGCCTCAACAATACCCTTTTTGAAAAATTGCTGGCCCGGCATTTGGGGGCTGGTCGACCCGCTTTCTACCTCTGTGGTCCGGAAGATTTCATGCGACTCGTACGGATTGTACTGCTATTTCTGGGTTTCCCAGCCGAATCGATTCGTAAGGAAAACTTTGTCATTCCTCCTCAGACGCCCGCCATTCCCGAGGGCTTTGGTGTGGCGAGTCAGGTGGAAATTGACTACCAGAATCAACGGTATACGCTTGAGGTTCCGGCTGGAACGTATCTGCTGACGGCGGCTCTCAAAGCGGGAATTGCACTGCCGTATAGTTGCCGGGGTGGGCGTTGTAGTACCTGCGTGGCCCAGTGTCTGGAAGGTCGGGTGAAAATGACCATCAACGATGTACTGACCGAACGGGAGCTAGCCCAAGGCGAAATTTTAACTTGTACGGCTTTAGCGGAAACCAGTCGTATTTTAATTAAAGTAGGTTAG